The Leptospira levettii genome has a segment encoding these proteins:
- a CDS encoding thioredoxin domain-containing protein: MIVPIVILCFFFFSCSETISENRYLPESLPSEELIKETLSSEIHLNQLNEKAKSLEYTLQEWKETEKKLVSEMDINRYWGSEKKQLRSSIQDTDAIDRLREMIRIRIVWSRIFQKTNISIKQKPFDQSRASLLSKINLSFSPQFGQPNSKWVIIEWSDYLCSFCKETFPHTKKLLTKYKNQIHYIHKDFPLDGDTDQSLAPLVVSRCLWENDPVHFTEHMQNLYANAKTMIKSEVPIPNQSSIWSECDSRRETKKYLDLVKKDLEEAKKLGVTSIPTFWVNGKWVVGALNQDTWERVLKDTSP, translated from the coding sequence ATGATTGTGCCCATAGTCATTTTATGTTTCTTCTTTTTTTCTTGTTCTGAAACCATATCGGAAAATCGGTATCTACCAGAATCCTTACCTTCTGAAGAGTTGATTAAGGAAACACTTTCTTCAGAAATTCATTTAAACCAATTGAATGAGAAAGCGAAGAGCCTTGAATATACATTACAAGAATGGAAGGAGACTGAGAAAAAACTTGTTTCTGAAATGGACATCAATCGTTATTGGGGTTCGGAGAAAAAACAGTTACGAAGTTCGATACAGGATACAGATGCAATTGATCGCTTGCGCGAAATGATTCGTATCCGCATTGTTTGGAGTCGTATCTTTCAAAAAACGAATATAAGTATAAAACAAAAACCTTTTGACCAATCAAGAGCAAGTTTACTTTCCAAAATAAATCTTTCATTCTCACCTCAATTTGGCCAACCCAATTCAAAATGGGTGATTATCGAGTGGAGCGATTATTTATGTAGTTTTTGTAAAGAAACCTTCCCTCATACGAAAAAACTTCTAACAAAATACAAAAATCAAATTCATTATATCCATAAAGATTTTCCATTGGATGGTGATACAGACCAAAGTTTAGCACCACTCGTTGTGTCACGTTGTTTGTGGGAAAATGATCCAGTTCATTTTACAGAACATATGCAAAACCTTTATGCCAATGCAAAAACGATGATCAAGTCTGAAGTTCCAATACCCAACCAATCGAGTATTTGGTCTGAATGTGATTCACGAAGAGAAACAAAAAAATACCTAGACCTAGTCAAAAAGGACTTGGAAGAAGCAAAAAAACTTGGAGTCACTTCAATCCCTACATTTTGGGTGAATGGTAAATGGGTTGTTGGTGCATTAAACCAAGATACTTGGGAAAGGGTTCTAAAAGATACGTCCCCATAA
- a CDS encoding DUF3592 domain-containing protein, translated as MKIKILSRLVQLFALYLFFTSLYVSLGKIITIQTGTKIFGKVISSYKETDYSTQTGNKRYGSTHYILRPIIKYQVNGEIYEFHGKILGEVGNHYQIGQPVPLYLSADNPDYAIINSFYELWYEPLRNLLFSIVLFLIGNFFAKILSKIKDTIVN; from the coding sequence ATGAAAATAAAAATCCTATCGCGCTTAGTGCAGTTGTTTGCTCTGTATCTCTTCTTTACTTCGCTTTATGTTAGTTTAGGCAAAATCATCACCATTCAAACTGGAACCAAAATATTTGGTAAAGTTATATCATCTTACAAAGAAACAGATTATTCTACACAAACAGGTAACAAACGTTACGGTTCGACCCACTACATCCTAAGACCAATTATCAAATACCAAGTGAATGGAGAAATATATGAATTTCATGGCAAAATTTTAGGGGAAGTGGGCAATCATTACCAAATCGGACAACCAGTTCCTTTATATCTCTCTGCAGACAACCCAGATTATGCCATTATCAATTCTTTTTACGAATTATGGTATGAGCCTTTAAGGAATTTACTCTTTAGCATTGTCTTGTTTTTAATAGGAAATTTTTTTGCCAAAATCCTTTCCAAAATAAAAGATACGATTGTAAATTGA
- a CDS encoding DUF2461 domain-containing protein — protein MKLSIEVIQFLSDLKKNNKRDWFLENKSRFDEIQKELLSYTGALLSGIEKFDSSVKGIDPKSCIFRIYKDVRFSKDKSPYKTHFGIFMRGGNRKIDGTGYYLHIEPDGSLLGGGCYQPDAQSLYKIRDRIANDSKGFLKIINDAKFYDTFGKEFYAEKVKTVPRGFAKDHPMIETLKYKGFAVAKNLKNGDLTSKLSSEDLVKLFRFVYPLNQFLDQAMNRK, from the coding sequence ATGAAATTAAGTATTGAAGTTATTCAATTTTTATCGGATCTTAAAAAAAATAATAAGAGAGATTGGTTTTTAGAGAATAAATCTAGATTTGACGAGATACAAAAAGAATTATTATCCTATACTGGTGCCTTATTATCTGGGATAGAAAAATTTGATAGTTCTGTGAAAGGTATAGATCCAAAATCTTGTATCTTTCGAATTTATAAAGATGTACGTTTTTCCAAAGATAAAAGTCCTTATAAAACTCACTTTGGGATTTTTATGAGAGGTGGGAATCGAAAGATAGATGGAACTGGGTATTATCTCCATATAGAACCTGATGGTTCTTTGTTAGGCGGAGGTTGTTACCAACCCGATGCACAATCATTATATAAAATTCGAGATCGAATTGCTAACGATTCAAAAGGATTTCTAAAAATTATAAATGATGCGAAATTTTATGATACATTTGGAAAAGAATTTTATGCAGAGAAGGTAAAAACGGTTCCAAGAGGTTTTGCCAAAGATCATCCTATGATTGAGACCCTAAAGTATAAGGGGTTTGCAGTGGCAAAAAATTTAAAGAATGGAGATTTAACTTCTAAACTGAGCAGTGAGGATCTTGTAAAATTGTTTCGGTTTGTGTATCCACTGAATCAATTTTTGGACCAAGCTATGAATCGAAAATAA
- a CDS encoding ankyrin repeat domain-containing protein, translating to MVKLEWYHYIILSPVLVIDAVKKGYHSIENQIDNFREFQSLPELHKAVIQSDLDKIKKIVTAGANLEAKDKNGETALFYALDRNRVNIARYLIQNKANVNVFNIHGRHLIHPAIKNNQYDLIKLMLDYGLKPNFDGSGPTTLTLTTNLNPNNFKLIRLFVEQGVNINAIDKNHYSALMYLTLIENPNLEIVSYMMKKKADVNAEDSSGRSILRLLIERRSQNLNLVKILIKNGANVHSKDKEGQSIFDFINQYYDDPKTNEIVLYLKTYKKGSR from the coding sequence ATGGTTAAATTAGAATGGTATCATTATATCATCCTTTCTCCTGTTCTTGTCATCGACGCAGTTAAGAAAGGTTACCATAGTATTGAAAACCAAATCGACAACTTCCGCGAATTCCAAAGTTTACCTGAATTACACAAAGCAGTCATACAATCCGATCTAGATAAAATAAAAAAAATTGTTACTGCAGGTGCCAACCTAGAAGCAAAGGACAAAAACGGGGAAACTGCTCTATTCTATGCTCTCGATAGAAACCGAGTGAATATCGCACGTTATTTAATTCAAAATAAAGCAAATGTAAATGTTTTTAATATTCATGGACGCCACTTAATCCATCCTGCCATCAAAAACAATCAATATGATTTAATCAAACTTATGTTAGATTATGGATTAAAGCCAAATTTTGATGGGAGTGGACCTACGACCTTAACTCTCACAACAAATCTTAATCCTAACAATTTTAAACTCATTCGACTCTTTGTAGAACAAGGAGTAAATATCAATGCAATTGATAAAAACCACTACTCAGCCCTCATGTATTTAACATTAATTGAAAATCCAAATCTAGAAATTGTTTCCTACATGATGAAGAAAAAAGCGGATGTGAACGCCGAAGATAGTTCAGGCAGATCAATCCTTCGTTTACTCATTGAAAGAAGATCTCAGAATTTAAATTTAGTCAAAATCCTAATCAAAAATGGTGCAAACGTCCATTCCAAAGATAAAGAAGGACAATCAATTTTCGATTTTATCAACCAATACTATGATGATCCCAAAACCAATGAAATCGTTCTATATTTAAAAACATATAAAAAAGGAAGTCGATAG